The Bremerella cremea genome window below encodes:
- a CDS encoding PEGA domain-containing protein yields the protein MGPFFPQKSTVFHRISVLALLAILLASPGCVRRRFTVRTNPPGAVLYVDNQEIGVTPVATGYTYYGTREIRLEKDGYEPVVQLHEFRTPWYEYPGLDFISENIVPWEIRDQRDLDFEMVPLRIVPKEELRARAEQLRANAQAGFTTPLAPPQQSYVPSAVVQPPAQRIPYWDELNQPQPTPAEMLPNPPSSGMNSLPSGGYELPPLPAS from the coding sequence ATGGGTCCATTTTTCCCACAAAAATCGACCGTTTTTCATCGCATTAGCGTGCTGGCGTTGTTGGCCATCTTGCTGGCAAGCCCAGGCTGCGTCCGGCGACGTTTTACCGTGCGCACCAACCCGCCAGGGGCTGTGCTGTATGTCGACAATCAAGAAATCGGCGTCACTCCGGTAGCGACGGGCTACACCTACTACGGCACGCGCGAAATCCGCCTAGAAAAGGATGGCTACGAGCCGGTCGTCCAACTGCATGAGTTTAGAACGCCTTGGTACGAGTATCCTGGCCTCGACTTCATTTCCGAAAACATCGTTCCTTGGGAAATCCGCGACCAACGCGATCTCGACTTCGAGATGGTGCCGCTTCGTATTGTGCCTAAGGAAGAACTGCGTGCCCGGGCCGAGCAACTGCGGGCCAACGCGCAAGCTGGCTTCACCACGCCACTTGCCCCGCCGCAACAATCGTATGTCCCTTCTGCGGTTGTCCAGCCACCAGCGCAACGCATTCCCTATTGGGACGAACTTAATCAACCTCAGCCGACTCCAGCCGAGATGTTGCCGAATCCGCCTTCTTCTGGCATGAACAGCTTGCCTTCCGGGGGGTATGAGTTGCCTCCGCTGCCGGCAAGCTAA
- a CDS encoding PP2C family protein-serine/threonine phosphatase: MRRSNNQDHYGVALTPSWEDWQRRGHLFIVADGMGAHAAGELASEIAVEQIRHLYKKYIDKKPAMALTASIEEANTIINRRGESNAAFHKMGTTCSCLLLLPQGAVLGHVGDSRIYRLRRGKLEQLTFDHSMAWEIKAATQGKEYSEEVYAAIPKNVITRSLGPSPEVEVDLEGAFPLEVGDTFLMCSDGASGPVSDEEIALILHSLEPTKAAQIIIDLANLRGGPDNITVIVVKVTGEKLANDPCKNDPLINEEDLPPPPVERVMRPIPRALWIGLLLILLASGLAYYLHQPLITLGGVLITIFSLIFALVYRFTGELVQLPVKKKFRFGKGPYSETPCHADSKVALNLKILYDELSEAAETNKWTIDWEAIHQIGSHADTEMKKGDYYQASRHYLLGVGSLMAQIRGQNGAKNPLEEDSRPDIS; encoded by the coding sequence ATGCGACGCTCTAACAATCAAGATCACTACGGCGTGGCGCTTACGCCGTCGTGGGAGGATTGGCAGCGGCGAGGACATTTGTTCATCGTGGCTGATGGGATGGGCGCGCACGCAGCCGGAGAGCTGGCAAGCGAAATCGCGGTCGAACAGATTCGACATCTCTATAAGAAATATATCGACAAGAAACCGGCAATGGCCCTAACGGCGTCCATTGAAGAGGCGAACACGATCATCAATCGCCGAGGTGAGTCGAACGCCGCGTTTCATAAGATGGGCACCACGTGCAGTTGCTTGCTACTGCTACCGCAAGGAGCTGTGCTAGGGCATGTGGGGGATAGCCGCATCTATCGTTTGCGGCGCGGCAAGCTAGAGCAGCTCACCTTCGATCACAGCATGGCCTGGGAAATCAAAGCGGCCACGCAAGGCAAAGAGTATTCCGAGGAAGTCTACGCCGCGATCCCCAAAAATGTGATCACCCGTTCTTTGGGGCCTTCGCCAGAAGTAGAAGTCGATTTGGAAGGGGCTTTCCCGCTAGAAGTCGGAGACACGTTCCTGATGTGCAGCGACGGGGCTTCTGGCCCGGTCAGCGATGAGGAAATCGCCCTGATCCTGCATTCCCTGGAACCGACCAAAGCAGCGCAAATAATCATTGATTTGGCCAACCTAAGAGGAGGGCCAGACAATATTACGGTGATCGTGGTGAAGGTGACCGGTGAGAAGCTCGCCAACGATCCTTGCAAAAACGACCCTCTCATCAACGAAGAAGACCTTCCTCCGCCGCCAGTGGAGCGGGTCATGCGTCCCATTCCGCGGGCACTGTGGATTGGGTTGCTGTTGATACTGTTAGCGAGCGGGTTAGCCTATTACCTGCATCAACCGCTTATTACGCTGGGCGGAGTGTTGATCACCATCTTCTCTCTGATCTTCGCTTTGGTTTACCGCTTTACCGGCGAATTGGTCCAGCTACCGGTCAAAAAGAAATTTCGTTTTGGCAAAGGGCCTTACTCCGAGACCCCCTGCCATGCTGACTCGAAGGTGGCCCTGAATTTGAAGATTCTATACGACGAACTCAGTGAAGCCGCCGAAACGAATAAGTGGACGATCGACTGGGAAGCGATCCATCAGATTGGTAGTCATGCCGACACCGAAATGAAAAAGGGAGACTACTACCAAGCCTCGCGTCATTATCTGCTGGGAGTAGGTTCGTTGATGGCACAAATACGCGGGCAGAACGGGGCCAAAAACCCCTTGGAAGAAGATTCCCGCCCCGATATTAGCTGA
- a CDS encoding LptF/LptG family permease yields MGILQRYIVEELLKVFFLSLFVLTSLLLFVGLGQQALKEGLGFLALIKAVPYLLPNALRFAVPGTMLFAVCNVYGRVSASNELNALKAAGISPMTLIMPGLVIAFIFSVTCVWLNDIAVSWGHRGLRHVVMQSVDDIVYSVLKTKKSFHNDKFSILVRDVEGDLLIRPEISIVKSGEQGIVTISARTAKLESDPEHNQVLITLTDSRIRSTGPEGKVFEHPGEFTTSIPLVDPTAVEGIRDAAHQPMRKIPMWSGKMKTYHRQVAQVLAAKGAACLVTGQVPHEDDPTWSYWIKEKNWSASQINRLKTEPHRRWANGFSCFCFALLGIPLAIRQRNADFVSSFFAAFVPVLLVYYPLMALGVDRAKDGDWPAVAVWLGNLTLLVAGGWLLLRTLRH; encoded by the coding sequence ATGGGCATTCTGCAACGCTATATCGTCGAAGAGCTACTGAAAGTTTTCTTTCTGTCGCTGTTCGTCCTGACTTCGCTTCTGCTGTTCGTGGGACTCGGTCAGCAGGCACTCAAGGAAGGTCTGGGCTTTCTCGCCCTGATCAAGGCCGTTCCCTATCTACTGCCGAACGCTCTCCGTTTTGCTGTGCCGGGAACGATGTTGTTCGCGGTGTGCAATGTTTACGGTCGCGTGAGTGCTAGCAACGAACTAAACGCCCTCAAAGCCGCCGGCATCAGCCCTATGACGTTGATCATGCCGGGTTTGGTTATCGCGTTTATCTTCTCGGTCACGTGTGTCTGGCTGAACGATATCGCCGTTAGTTGGGGCCATCGCGGCTTGCGGCATGTGGTGATGCAATCGGTCGACGACATTGTTTACAGCGTGCTGAAAACGAAGAAATCGTTTCACAACGACAAATTCTCGATCTTGGTGCGCGACGTCGAAGGCGACCTACTCATCCGCCCAGAGATTTCGATCGTCAAATCAGGTGAACAAGGGATCGTGACAATCTCGGCCAGAACGGCCAAGCTCGAATCCGATCCAGAACATAACCAGGTTCTCATAACGCTGACCGATAGCCGGATTCGTTCGACGGGGCCAGAAGGAAAAGTATTCGAGCACCCTGGTGAGTTCACCACCTCGATTCCTCTGGTCGACCCCACCGCCGTCGAAGGAATTCGCGACGCGGCGCATCAGCCAATGCGCAAGATTCCCATGTGGAGTGGGAAGATGAAAACCTACCATCGCCAAGTAGCCCAAGTGCTGGCCGCCAAAGGAGCTGCCTGCTTGGTGACCGGCCAAGTCCCCCACGAGGATGATCCGACTTGGTCCTACTGGATAAAAGAAAAGAATTGGTCTGCGTCCCAGATTAACCGCCTGAAAACGGAACCTCACCGCCGTTGGGCCAATGGTTTTAGTTGCTTTTGCTTCGCCCTACTTGGCATTCCCCTGGCCATTCGACAACGCAATGCCGACTTCGTGTCGAGCTTCTTCGCTGCATTCGTGCCGGTGCTGTTGGTCTATTACCCGCTTATGGCCCTGGGGGTCGACCGCGCTAAAGATGGCGATTGGCCAGCGGTGGCTGTTTGGCTGGGTAATTTAACCCTCTTAGTCGCCGGTGGCTGGCTGCTGCTGCGTACCTTGCGACATTGA
- a CDS encoding HAMP domain-containing methyl-accepting chemotaxis protein — MLSRLSILQKTVAGFAIILLLMAISTGVAWYGISDASSGFRRYRSLARDSNFCSDITDRIMQMRLLAKNFDISGNPKFVAEFANKREEIDAFIAQADQRISAPELKEILDEIRNAANEYYQAFSQIVEYRRIRDAKRSEVLDQEGPKMVQQLKSIITSAQADQDVVAASLAGVALNDLMNARLNVFKLITSKDPQFDTATHRAIDELSANLNTLDSELQNPERRKLLANLSEESQVYQKAYSEMAAALTQERELVQQRLDVFGPQVANLAGTLNGKITAEQDNLGPIVEASNQTTLISVAVVSFGAIVLGLAISVLQSRSIVLPIRRVMTILGAISEGDLRQRLEITSQDEVGKMSGSVNHMVENLQNAMQALARNSEAISQSAQDMTLTAESMATVSSETKSQSTSAAAATEELSINMRKLSENAMNMSANMETVSSAVEEMSISISQIANSMDQVSHIATEAHDLSDSGRSLLNELNSAANEIGDVVILIQDIAEQTNLLALNATIEAARAGEAGKGFAVVASEVKELARQTGDATEDIENRVLRIQSASTESIQSNESIREVVERLNKISQDVAAAVEEQSATTQEIARSVALANSAAQNVSSSVSESATAGEEIARSVTSVDGGALRVSQGASETQSHSGALTGISCELQTLVGQFQV, encoded by the coding sequence ATGTTGAGTCGTCTTAGTATCTTGCAAAAAACCGTGGCAGGTTTCGCAATTATCTTGTTGCTAATGGCAATTTCGACGGGCGTGGCGTGGTACGGAATTAGTGATGCCTCCTCTGGATTTCGTCGCTATCGAAGCTTGGCCCGTGACTCTAATTTCTGTTCTGACATTACAGACCGGATCATGCAGATGCGGTTGCTCGCCAAAAACTTCGACATTTCCGGCAACCCGAAGTTTGTCGCCGAGTTCGCCAACAAAAGAGAAGAAATCGATGCCTTCATAGCCCAAGCGGATCAACGTATTTCTGCACCGGAACTGAAGGAGATCTTAGACGAGATACGCAACGCGGCGAATGAATATTACCAGGCATTCTCTCAGATCGTCGAGTATCGGCGCATTCGAGACGCGAAACGTAGTGAGGTTCTTGATCAAGAGGGCCCCAAAATGGTCCAGCAGTTGAAGTCTATTATTACTTCCGCTCAAGCCGATCAAGATGTCGTTGCCGCAAGTCTGGCTGGCGTCGCGTTAAACGATTTGATGAACGCTCGCTTGAATGTGTTTAAGTTGATTACCTCGAAAGATCCCCAATTCGATACAGCAACCCATCGCGCAATCGACGAATTATCCGCGAACCTAAACACGCTTGACTCTGAGCTACAAAACCCCGAACGCCGGAAATTGCTGGCCAACCTAAGCGAAGAAAGCCAAGTCTACCAAAAAGCCTACAGCGAAATGGCAGCGGCCTTGACGCAGGAACGCGAGTTGGTGCAACAAAGGTTGGATGTGTTTGGGCCTCAAGTCGCGAATCTGGCTGGCACGCTCAATGGCAAAATCACCGCCGAGCAAGACAACCTCGGACCGATCGTGGAAGCGTCGAACCAAACCACGCTTATTTCTGTGGCGGTGGTCAGCTTCGGAGCAATTGTGCTGGGCTTGGCGATTTCGGTGTTGCAAAGCCGTTCGATCGTGCTACCCATTCGTCGCGTGATGACCATTCTGGGGGCGATCTCAGAGGGGGATCTCCGCCAGCGATTAGAAATTACGAGCCAGGATGAAGTTGGAAAAATGTCCGGATCGGTGAATCACATGGTCGAGAACTTGCAGAACGCCATGCAGGCCCTGGCCCGAAACAGTGAAGCAATCTCGCAATCGGCTCAAGATATGACATTAACCGCTGAAAGCATGGCGACCGTCTCTAGCGAAACGAAGTCGCAATCGACATCCGCTGCAGCCGCTACCGAGGAACTTTCGATCAACATGCGAAAGCTCTCGGAGAACGCCATGAACATGTCGGCCAACATGGAGACCGTTTCCAGTGCGGTGGAAGAGATGTCAATCAGCATCAGCCAGATTGCCAACAGCATGGACCAAGTTAGCCACATCGCGACAGAAGCGCACGACTTGTCCGACTCAGGAAGGAGCCTATTGAATGAGCTTAACTCGGCAGCCAACGAGATTGGTGATGTGGTGATCCTGATTCAAGACATTGCTGAACAGACCAATTTACTGGCTTTGAATGCGACCATCGAAGCGGCCCGGGCAGGCGAAGCGGGAAAAGGATTTGCGGTCGTGGCCAGCGAAGTCAAAGAACTTGCCCGCCAAACCGGAGACGCCACAGAGGATATCGAAAACCGAGTACTTCGTATTCAATCTGCTTCTACGGAATCGATCCAGTCGAATGAATCAATTCGGGAAGTTGTCGAGAGATTAAATAAGATTTCCCAAGATGTTGCCGCTGCGGTTGAAGAGCAATCGGCGACCACTCAAGAGATTGCCCGTAGCGTTGCCTTAGCAAATTCTGCTGCCCAAAACGTTTCCAGCTCGGTCAGCGAGTCCGCTACGGCAGGGGAAGAAATCGCCCGTTCCGTGACTTCGGTCGATGGAGGGGCCCTCCGCGTTTCGCAGGGAGCCAGCGAGACCCAATCGCATAGCGGAGCGCTCACTGGCATCTCTTGCGAACTGCAAACACTCGTCGGACAATTTCAAGTCTAA
- a CDS encoding sugar phosphate isomerase/epimerase family protein, giving the protein MTSTPQVILTGFADESANQKTAEQQFSAFAALGLEYYSIRFIDVGNGIKNVMELTKAEINKIRTLEGEYGLNVSSLGSPIGKVKLLDIEDGTKNRFVPFDKYLAKDVNKACELAHAFETKLIRGFSFYHPKGTDPREHISQAVDQLGQIAEACHRSDLTFGLEVEANLIGQNGDILAEIHKKVNHPAMMLIFDAGNLVCQGYTPDEVYDQYMAMKPGMGWMHVKDYKITKPVGEKGHIDEDALKNFVPADLGDSAYERIMRDFASSIPKLEKKLKKRGIPGVFCDLEPHVKGGGQFGGFSGPDGFGVALRGFCRVLDFAGVGYHLRDYDDIIAARGF; this is encoded by the coding sequence ATGACCTCGACGCCCCAAGTGATTTTGACCGGTTTTGCGGATGAATCTGCGAATCAGAAAACCGCCGAACAGCAGTTCAGTGCATTTGCCGCGCTGGGGCTGGAATATTACAGCATCCGTTTCATCGATGTCGGCAACGGCATTAAAAACGTGATGGAGCTAACCAAGGCCGAAATTAACAAGATTCGGACGCTCGAAGGGGAATATGGCTTGAACGTCTCGTCGCTCGGTTCGCCGATCGGCAAGGTCAAGCTGTTGGATATCGAAGACGGTACCAAGAACCGTTTCGTCCCGTTTGATAAGTACCTAGCTAAAGATGTTAACAAAGCCTGTGAGCTGGCCCATGCGTTTGAAACGAAGCTAATCCGTGGCTTCTCTTTCTATCATCCTAAAGGAACCGACCCGCGCGAGCACATCTCGCAGGCGGTTGATCAATTGGGGCAAATTGCTGAGGCCTGTCACCGGAGCGATCTAACCTTTGGCTTGGAAGTCGAAGCGAACCTGATCGGCCAAAATGGCGACATTCTGGCCGAGATTCACAAGAAGGTGAATCACCCGGCCATGATGCTGATCTTCGATGCCGGCAACCTGGTCTGCCAAGGCTACACGCCTGACGAAGTGTACGATCAGTACATGGCCATGAAGCCAGGCATGGGCTGGATGCACGTTAAGGATTACAAGATCACCAAGCCGGTCGGTGAAAAGGGGCACATCGACGAAGACGCCCTGAAGAACTTTGTGCCAGCCGACTTGGGCGATAGTGCTTACGAACGAATCATGCGTGACTTCGCATCCTCGATTCCAAAGCTAGAAAAGAAGCTGAAGAAGCGTGGCATCCCTGGCGTCTTCTGCGACCTGGAACCGCACGTCAAAGGTGGCGGACAATTTGGTGGCTTCAGCGGACCAGATGGATTCGGCGTGGCATTGCGTGGCTTCTGTCGTGTTCTCGATTTCGCTGGCGTCGGCTACCACCTCCGCGACTACGACGACATCATCGCCGCTCGCGGGTTTTGA
- a CDS encoding DUF4236 domain-containing protein, protein MGFSFRKSYTFGPLRVNLSKSGVGFSFGVKGLRAGMNSTGRKYVSAGVPGTGARYYKSTKSLSGLWNSWFGGEDKTEEAEPKKKPAKKLKKKESFW, encoded by the coding sequence ATGGGATTTTCGTTTCGCAAATCGTACACATTCGGCCCGTTGCGGGTGAACTTGAGCAAGTCTGGCGTGGGCTTTTCGTTCGGCGTGAAGGGGCTGCGAGCCGGGATGAATTCCACTGGACGAAAGTACGTTTCAGCCGGTGTGCCTGGTACTGGGGCTCGGTACTACAAATCGACCAAATCGCTCTCAGGGCTGTGGAACTCGTGGTTCGGCGGCGAAGACAAAACGGAAGAAGCTGAGCCGAAGAAGAAACCGGCCAAAAAACTGAAGAAAAAAGAATCGTTCTGGTAA
- a CDS encoding PQQ-binding-like beta-propeller repeat protein yields the protein MHRNFGTLLAVVTLLGVTAAVQAADWPRFRGPSQAGIAQVENVPTEWDDEKNIVWKTDMPGPGASSPVIFGDRIYVTCYSGYGLSEENPGDKKNLKRHLVCLDQKSGEIIWDEALPANVEHESDFSGFVALHGYASSTPIVDDTGVYVYYGTTGAAAYDLDGRHRWTVNLGDKIHAFGTANSPVLFKDLVILNAGVEGDAIVGLNKKTGKEVWRHQGVNRSWNTPILIEANGRPELIYSEQGFVRALDPATGKELWHCTGIDDYICPSVIPVGELVVAIGARKNSAIAIKPGGSGDVTETNVVWELDKGSNVSSPTYHEGYLYWASESKGVAYCADAKTGELIYQERMEPRPGLIYASPVVADGKLYYVTREEGTYVLAAAPSYELIAINKFEFDDSIANGSPAVVNNKIYLRTNKSLYCIGQ from the coding sequence ATGCATCGTAACTTTGGAACTCTCTTGGCTGTCGTCACTCTGCTCGGAGTGACAGCCGCTGTGCAAGCCGCCGACTGGCCTCGTTTTCGTGGGCCTAGCCAAGCCGGGATCGCCCAGGTCGAAAACGTTCCGACCGAATGGGACGACGAAAAGAACATCGTATGGAAGACCGACATGCCAGGCCCTGGGGCATCGAGCCCGGTGATCTTCGGCGATCGAATCTACGTGACCTGTTACAGCGGTTACGGCCTCAGTGAAGAAAACCCAGGCGACAAAAAGAATCTGAAACGCCACTTGGTCTGCCTCGACCAGAAAAGCGGCGAGATCATCTGGGACGAAGCCCTCCCGGCCAACGTCGAGCACGAGAGTGATTTCTCTGGCTTCGTGGCCCTGCATGGCTATGCTTCCAGCACGCCAATCGTTGACGACACCGGCGTTTATGTTTACTACGGCACCACCGGCGCTGCGGCTTACGATTTAGATGGTCGGCACCGCTGGACGGTAAACCTCGGCGACAAGATCCACGCGTTCGGCACAGCCAACTCGCCGGTGCTGTTCAAGGACTTGGTAATCTTGAACGCTGGCGTCGAAGGAGATGCGATTGTCGGCCTCAATAAAAAGACCGGCAAGGAAGTGTGGCGGCATCAAGGTGTAAACCGTTCATGGAACACGCCGATCCTAATCGAAGCGAACGGCCGCCCGGAGTTGATCTACAGCGAACAAGGTTTCGTCCGTGCCTTGGACCCTGCCACCGGTAAAGAGCTGTGGCACTGCACTGGGATCGACGACTACATCTGCCCTAGCGTGATTCCGGTAGGGGAACTGGTCGTGGCGATCGGAGCCCGTAAGAATTCGGCGATTGCCATCAAACCAGGCGGCAGCGGCGACGTGACCGAAACCAACGTTGTATGGGAACTCGACAAAGGCTCGAACGTTTCCTCCCCCACTTATCACGAAGGCTACCTTTACTGGGCCAGCGAAAGCAAAGGGGTGGCCTACTGTGCCGATGCCAAGACCGGCGAACTGATCTATCAAGAACGGATGGAGCCCCGCCCTGGCCTGATTTACGCTTCACCCGTGGTAGCTGACGGCAAGCTGTACTACGTCACCCGGGAAGAAGGAACCTATGTCCTAGCCGCCGCCCCATCGTACGAGTTGATCGCCATCAACAAGTTTGAATTCGACGACTCAATCGCCAACGGCAGCCCCGCCGTGGTGAACAATAAGATTTACCTGCGAACGAACAAGTCGCTGTACTGCATCGGCCAGTAA
- a CDS encoding isocitrate/isopropylmalate dehydrogenase family protein, giving the protein MAYDVTLITGDGTGPELAEAARKCVDATGVAINWDVQEAGIDVMERTGTPIPDSTIDSVRRTRCALKAPITTPVGTGFRSINVYLRQELGLYACVRPCKYYPGVRSYFSEVGVDIVIVRENTEDLYAGVEFEKGKPETEKLIEFINNLPSDRKIKTGFEETGVSIKPISVSGTERIVRCAFDYAQKNGRKKVTAVHKANIMKYSDGLYLATATEIAKDYPDIEFEERIVDNMCMQLVQKPELYDVIVLPNLYGDILSDLGAGLVGGLGVAPGANIGPEGAVFEATHGSAPKYKGLNKVNPTALILSGMLMLQHMGEVDASKRLEQAVADVIKEGKDVTYDLKPHRDDPTAVGTQEMADAICAKLRG; this is encoded by the coding sequence ATGGCCTACGACGTAACCCTCATCACCGGCGACGGTACTGGTCCTGAATTGGCGGAAGCCGCCCGTAAGTGTGTCGATGCGACTGGTGTTGCCATCAACTGGGATGTCCAAGAAGCGGGCATCGACGTCATGGAACGAACCGGAACGCCGATTCCTGATTCGACCATCGATAGCGTTCGCCGCACTCGCTGCGCCTTGAAGGCCCCAATCACCACCCCCGTAGGAACTGGTTTTCGCAGCATCAATGTTTACTTGCGGCAGGAACTGGGCTTATACGCCTGTGTTCGCCCTTGCAAGTACTACCCCGGCGTTCGCAGCTACTTCAGCGAAGTCGGTGTCGACATTGTTATTGTCCGTGAAAACACCGAAGACCTGTACGCTGGCGTCGAATTCGAGAAGGGCAAGCCGGAAACGGAAAAGCTGATCGAGTTCATCAACAACCTGCCATCCGATCGCAAGATTAAAACCGGCTTCGAGGAAACCGGCGTTTCGATTAAGCCGATCAGCGTGAGCGGGACTGAACGGATTGTTCGCTGTGCGTTTGACTACGCCCAGAAGAACGGTCGCAAAAAGGTGACGGCGGTTCACAAAGCGAACATCATGAAGTACTCGGACGGTTTGTACCTGGCCACGGCCACGGAAATCGCCAAGGACTACCCAGATATCGAATTCGAAGAACGTATCGTCGACAACATGTGCATGCAGTTGGTTCAAAAGCCAGAACTGTACGACGTGATCGTTCTGCCGAACCTGTACGGCGATATCCTGAGCGACTTGGGTGCTGGCCTGGTCGGTGGCTTGGGTGTTGCCCCAGGTGCCAACATCGGTCCGGAAGGGGCCGTGTTTGAAGCCACCCACGGTTCGGCTCCGAAGTACAAAGGCCTGAACAAGGTCAACCCAACCGCATTGATCTTGTCTGGCATGCTGATGTTACAGCACATGGGCGAAGTCGATGCTTCCAAACGTTTGGAACAAGCCGTGGCCGACGTGATCAAAGAAGGCAAGGACGTCACGTACGACCTGAAGCCACACCGCGACGACCCAACGGCCGTTGGCACGCAAGAAATGGCCGATGCCATTTGTGCCAAGCTGAGAGGTTAA
- the lpxK gene encoding tetraacyldisaccharide 4'-kinase — protein sequence MLTARDFKEIVSGQRKGIGASLLRGTLWLASLGYGIGMSVRNRRYDSQAKPSEKIDVPVISVGNLTLGGTGKTPLVAWLARWFRERDFRVTLISRGYGAEQGTQNDEALELEQLLPDVPHLQNPDRVAAAKVAAEELAAQVLLLDDAFQHRRIARDLDIVLIDATAPFGYGYLFPRGTLREPTTSLRRADVIALTRGDMVSDGQRQAIWEQIRKLDLDATLVEMRHQPSRLLSASSESADIDSLRGQKVLAFCGIGNPSGFRHTLTQAGMEVVELREFDDHYHFDGEDVSNLQQWVAQHDDIAAVICTHKDLVKVGVDRLAEKPLWALIIEANIVDGQAELEQRLEEIVMRIPDDPYADY from the coding sequence ATGCTTACCGCACGAGACTTTAAAGAGATTGTTAGCGGCCAGCGCAAGGGAATTGGCGCCTCGCTGCTGCGTGGTACGCTCTGGCTGGCCTCACTTGGATACGGGATCGGCATGTCGGTTCGCAACCGTCGTTACGATTCGCAAGCCAAGCCGAGCGAGAAGATCGACGTGCCGGTCATCAGTGTCGGCAATCTTACGCTTGGCGGAACCGGCAAAACCCCGCTGGTTGCCTGGCTGGCCCGTTGGTTTCGCGAACGAGATTTTCGCGTTACGCTGATTAGTCGCGGCTATGGTGCCGAACAAGGGACCCAGAACGACGAAGCCCTGGAACTCGAACAATTGCTGCCCGATGTTCCCCATTTGCAAAACCCTGATCGCGTGGCTGCCGCAAAGGTGGCTGCCGAGGAACTGGCCGCTCAGGTTCTCCTGCTGGACGATGCGTTTCAGCATCGGCGGATTGCCCGCGATCTCGATATTGTGCTGATCGATGCCACTGCGCCGTTTGGTTACGGCTACCTCTTCCCTCGTGGCACCTTGCGGGAGCCCACCACCAGCTTACGCCGGGCCGATGTGATTGCGTTAACCCGAGGTGACATGGTCAGCGACGGGCAACGTCAGGCCATCTGGGAGCAAATCAGGAAGCTCGACCTCGACGCCACGCTGGTCGAGATGCGACATCAACCAAGTCGCCTACTCAGCGCCAGCAGCGAATCCGCCGACATCGATTCACTGCGTGGCCAAAAGGTGCTCGCATTCTGCGGCATCGGCAACCCGAGCGGATTTCGGCATACGCTTACCCAAGCTGGCATGGAAGTGGTCGAGCTGCGCGAATTCGACGATCACTACCACTTTGATGGCGAAGATGTCAGCAACCTCCAGCAGTGGGTCGCTCAGCACGATGACATCGCGGCGGTGATTTGCACGCACAAGGACCTAGTCAAAGTCGGCGTCGATCGCCTGGCCGAAAAGCCACTTTGGGCACTGATCATCGAAGCGAACATCGTCGATGGTCAGGCCGAACTAGAGCAGCGGCTGGAAGAGATCGTCATGCGAATCCCAGACGATCCATACGCCGACTATTGA
- a CDS encoding histidine phosphatase family protein — translation MSDTISDDQCTMFLVRHGATELNLKVPTVLQGNGIDGPLAAIGREQAALTHQFLSPYAFDAVYASPMVRAQETASIIAPGHAVSIVPEIIEGDVGRWLGKNWDEIAAEDPEEYRKHLEDPAANPYPEGESANDIAQRSVPAITKLMQENLGRRILVVAHSIVIRVVLAHLYQIPLKSYRAIELDNCSVSRLHYHQEKLKVIVANSNFHLDPLCQ, via the coding sequence ATGAGCGATACGATATCTGACGACCAATGCACGATGTTCCTCGTTCGTCACGGGGCGACTGAGTTGAACTTGAAGGTCCCGACCGTGTTGCAAGGCAACGGCATTGATGGGCCGTTGGCCGCGATTGGTCGCGAGCAAGCTGCGCTGACGCATCAGTTTTTAAGCCCCTATGCGTTCGATGCCGTGTATGCCAGCCCGATGGTTCGGGCTCAGGAGACGGCCAGCATCATTGCCCCTGGGCATGCCGTATCGATCGTGCCAGAGATCATCGAAGGCGACGTTGGACGTTGGTTGGGGAAGAACTGGGATGAGATCGCCGCCGAAGATCCTGAAGAGTACCGCAAGCACTTGGAAGACCCGGCGGCTAATCCTTATCCCGAAGGGGAATCGGCCAACGATATCGCCCAGCGAAGCGTCCCGGCCATCACCAAGCTAATGCAAGAGAACCTCGGCAGGCGAATCTTGGTGGTAGCCCATAGCATCGTGATTCGCGTGGTGCTGGCTCACTTGTACCAGATTCCGCTGAAGTCGTACCGCGCGATCGAACTCGATAACTGTTCGGTCAGCCGATTGCATTACCACCAAGAGAAATTGAAAGTGATCGTCGCCAACTCGAACTTTCACCTCGATCCGCTATGTCAATAG